A genome region from Deinococcus sp. HSC-46F16 includes the following:
- a CDS encoding cation acetate symporter encodes MTFLLAAVIVAITLGITFWASRRNTSASDFYVAGGRISAGQNGIAIAGDYMSAASFLGITGLIALNGYDGFMYSVGWFIAYLTVLFIVAEPLRNLGKYTLADMLVYRLKDPRVRTYAAISTIVVSAFYMIAQVVGAGSLISLLSGGVLTPGIAIPLVGVLMIIYVVVGGMLATTWVQIIKAVLLMFATIVMTVLILNAFGWSFSNLLAQVEARNGAEFLGAGVLYKNPIDLISLSLALVLGTAGLPHILVRFYTVPTAQDARKSVVWAMVLIGAFYVMTAFMGNAANVLVGREDIAAANAAGNMAAPLLAQELFGGAGTVGGEFGLAFVTAVAFATILAVVAGLTIAASTSFTHDIYKGVIRKGQATEREEFRVARLATVAVGVIAILLGLLAQSQNVAFLVALAFAIAASSNLPVILFTLFWRKFNATGAIWGIVGGILTCLALIAVGPNIMGVDPPEKTTARHPIQAAPLFPLGNPGIVSIPAGFAFAALGTLIGARRRRDEEDQAFEEMQFRAYTGAGVDGTVAAHD; translated from the coding sequence ATGACCTTTCTGCTCGCGGCCGTGATCGTGGCGATCACGCTGGGGATCACCTTCTGGGCCTCGCGGCGCAACACCAGCGCTTCGGACTTCTACGTGGCGGGCGGGCGCATCAGCGCGGGGCAAAACGGCATCGCCATCGCCGGGGACTACATGAGCGCGGCCTCCTTCCTGGGGATTACCGGGCTGATCGCGCTGAACGGCTATGACGGCTTCATGTACTCGGTGGGGTGGTTTATCGCCTACCTGACCGTGCTGTTCATCGTCGCTGAGCCGCTGCGGAACCTGGGCAAGTACACCCTGGCCGACATGCTGGTCTACCGCCTGAAAGACCCCCGCGTGCGGACCTACGCGGCCATCAGCACCATCGTGGTCAGCGCCTTTTACATGATCGCGCAGGTCGTGGGGGCCGGGTCCCTGATCAGCCTGCTGTCGGGCGGGGTGCTCACGCCGGGCATCGCCATTCCGCTCGTCGGCGTGCTGATGATCATCTACGTGGTGGTGGGCGGAATGCTCGCCACGACCTGGGTGCAGATCATCAAGGCCGTCTTGCTGATGTTCGCCACTATCGTGATGACGGTGCTGATCCTGAACGCTTTCGGCTGGAGCTTTTCTAACCTGCTCGCGCAGGTCGAGGCCCGCAACGGCGCCGAATTTCTGGGTGCGGGCGTCCTGTACAAGAACCCCATCGACCTGATCAGCCTCAGCCTCGCGCTGGTGCTGGGGACTGCCGGGCTGCCGCACATCCTGGTGCGCTTCTACACGGTGCCCACCGCGCAGGACGCCCGCAAGAGCGTGGTCTGGGCGATGGTGCTGATCGGGGCGTTCTATGTCATGACCGCCTTTATGGGCAACGCCGCCAACGTGCTGGTGGGCCGCGAGGACATCGCTGCGGCGAACGCGGCGGGCAACATGGCCGCGCCCCTGCTGGCCCAGGAGCTGTTCGGCGGTGCCGGAACCGTGGGCGGCGAGTTCGGACTGGCCTTCGTGACCGCCGTGGCCTTCGCGACCATCCTCGCGGTGGTGGCGGGCCTGACCATCGCGGCGAGCACCTCCTTTACCCATGACATCTACAAGGGTGTGATTCGCAAGGGACAGGCGACCGAGCGCGAGGAATTCCGGGTGGCCCGACTCGCCACGGTCGCGGTGGGGGTGATCGCCATCCTGCTGGGGTTGTTGGCGCAGTCGCAGAACGTGGCCTTCCTGGTCGCGCTGGCCTTTGCCATCGCCGCGAGTTCCAACCTGCCGGTGATCCTCTTTACCCTGTTCTGGCGCAAGTTCAACGCGACCGGGGCGATCTGGGGCATCGTGGGCGGCATCCTGACCTGCCTCGCGCTGATCGCGGTCGGCCCCAACATCATGGGCGTGGACCCGCCCGAGAAGACTACCGCCCGTCACCCCATCCAGGCCGCGCCCCTCTTCCCGCTGGGGAATCCCGGCATCGTCTCCATCCCCGCGGGCTTCGCCTTCGCCGCGCTGGGCACCCTGATCGGCGCCCGCCGCCGCCGCGACGAGGAAGACCAGGCCTTCGAGGAGATGCAGTTCCGCGCCTACACCGGGGCGGGCGTGGACGGCACCGTCGCGGCGCACGACTGA